In one Plasmodium falciparum 3D7 genome assembly, chromosome: 14 genomic region, the following are encoded:
- a CDS encoding poly(A)-specific ribonuclease PARN, putative, translated as MSSVFNYFFKNFVLKEKRNLFFKYNILERGYSKITSVNLNNWNNIHKEIIQKINNSDFVSIDVEYTGLHLKDERYISLDSSYEAHCYGAKSFFPCQIGISIAKKKDIVEDLYQTDEENNKIKKKSSVHTRKVIYENGNMNKICNIEKKKQEWHISPYCIYVFPKENKYFSVSTSTLSFLKENNFDFNEWIFNGVGYLRPNEEEEKKKNIVEKINELNNLLSKCNTNKKNIIPGEKIHIDKIIQEIENYKIVDDEDKEAIISIIKKIGKWINNTNNDKNYCKHEEDKKKLNMNKDTSINYINNNKDKANGNDIHIHIPTTNIDNNNIYNITNNIVKEKTFASLNNNFIQKQKNELTNNNVYNVKQTFSSINSNIKNIPNNYITNEDVYDNNEKIINKSTKENDNKCYNNIHNNDTIGHIECDINNMDDISNYPLYLEIENPYLRLLAHTLITKYFDSIFCISVKVNDRKHLAVYRSEKDSYKEQIKNLEQEIEKINQIIGVRLLFDEIIKNKKIIIGHNCFYDILHIYQTFYHDLPKSINVFKKKWTELFPHTFDTKYINETNEYLYALNGPATLKGLCEYMASLISSSNDFDFFFNFMNDPTDLPQCFIPFINPKKMTKYNMTQNFIHQKNNMLYSNDGNNMENDKIQQELLYGTKGDNIIPNRSIELNSENNTLKNNNNNNDNYNENNMIYVNNTNDKHILNSDEHNAGYDSLLTCLLFIFQCHYILKKNNLMWKDIYFSESNKANNTNSKYFFDIFLNMSNKIKIVKTQPNVISLCSAENYEMSRHFYMYDYPRYFKKWEIMKIWSPIWITLSKVDDQSCWIIAKSDDDAKNIKMIYKMLQNPQFKLCTYEEYIHKFKSN; from the coding sequence ATGTCAAgtgtttttaattatttttttaaaaatttcgttttaaaagaaaagaggaatttgttttttaaatataatatattagaaagGGGGTACTCTAAAATAACAAGTGTTAACTTAAATAATTGGAATAATATACACAAAGAAATAATACAGAAGATTAATAACAGTGATTTTGTTTCTATAGATGTAGAATATACAGGTTTACATTTAAAAGATGAAAGATATATTTCACTAGATTCTAGTTATGAAGCACATTGTTATGGAGCCAAATCATTTTTCCCTTGTCAAATCGGAATATCTATTGCTAAGAAGAAAGATATAGTTGAAGATTTATATCAGACGGAtgaggaaaataataaaataaaaaaaaaaagtagtgTACATACAAGAAAggttatatatgaaaatggaaatatgaataaaatttgtaatatagagaaaaaaaaacaagagtGGCATATATCACCATAttgtatttatgtatttcctaaggaaaataaatattttagtgTATCTACAAGTACCCTTAGCTTTttgaaagaaaataattttgatttTAATGAATGGATATTTAATGGAGTAGGATATTTAAGACCAAATGAAGAagaggagaaaaaaaaaaatatagtagaaaaaattaatgaattaaataatcTACTAAGTAAATGTAATaccaacaaaaaaaatatcataccaggagaaaaaatacatattgaCAAAATTATACAAGAAATTgagaattataaaattgtGGATGACGAAGATAAAGAAGCAATTATAtccataattaaaaaaatagggAAATggataaataatacaaataatgataaaaattattgtaAACATGAAGaggataagaaaaaattaaatatgaataaagatACAAGTATaaattacataaataataataaagacaaAGCTAATGGTAATGATATCCATATACACATACCTACAACCAACattgataacaataatatttataatattactaaTAATATTGTCAAGGAAAAAACATTTGCaagtttaaataataattttatccaaaaacaaaaaaatgaattaactaataataatgtgtatAATGTAAAACAAACATTTTCATCCATTAATAGTAACATAAAGAATATACCAAACAATTATATAACTAATGAAGAtgtttatgataataatgaaaagataATTAATAAGTCTACAAaggaaaatgataataaatgttataataatatacataataatgatacaaTTGGACATATAGAatgtgatataaataatatggatgATATATCAAATTATCCATTATATTTAGAAATTGAAAATCCATATTTACGTTTACTAGCACATAcattaataacaaaatattttgattcaatattttgtatatctgTTAAAGTTAATGACAGAAAACATCTAGCAGTGTATCGGAGTGAAAAGGATTCATATAAagaacaaattaaaaatcTTGAAcaagaaatagaaaaaataaatcaaattaTAGGAGTaagattattatttgatgaaataataaaaaataaaaaaataattattggacataattgtttttatgatattttacatatatatcaaacaTTTTATCATGATTTACCTAAATCtataaatgtatttaaaaaaaagtggACAGAGTTATTTCCTCATACATTTGATAccaaatatattaatgaaacaaatgaatatttatatgcttTAAATGGACCAGCAACATTAAAAGGTTTATGCGAATATATGGCATCCTTAATTTCATCAAGTAATGATTtcgatttcttttttaattttatgaatGACCCAACTGATTTGCCACAATGTTTTATTCCATTTATAAATCCAAAGAAGATGactaaatataatatgactcaaaattttatacatcaaaaaaataatatgctTTATTCAAATGATGgtaataatatggaaaatgataaaatacaACAGGAATTATTATATGGGACAAAAGGGGATAATATTATACCAAATAGAAGTATTGAATTAAATTcagaaaataatacattaaaaaataataataataataatgataattataatgaaaataatatgatatatgtgaataatacaaatgataaACATATACTGAACAGTGATGAGCACAATGCTGGTTATGATAGTTTATTAACTTGcttactttttatatttcaatgtcactatattttaaaaaaaaataatctcATGTGGAAAGATATATACTTTTCCGAAAGTAATAAAGCAAATAATACCAAtagtaaatatttttttgatatatttttaaatatgtctaataaaataaaaattgtaaaaacACAACCAAATGTTATTTCCCTATGTAGTGcagaaaattatgaaatgTCCAGACacttttatatgtatgattATCCAcgttattttaaaaaatgggaaattatgaaaatatggtCTCCCATATGGATTACACTAAGTAAAGTTGATGATCAGTCATGTTGGATAATAGCCAAAAGTGATGATGATGCAAAAAAcattaaaatgatatataaaatgcTACAAAATCCACAATTTAAATTGTGTACTTATGAagaatatattcataaatttAAATCGAATTGA